In Bacteroidota bacterium, a single genomic region encodes these proteins:
- a CDS encoding PstS family phosphate ABC transporter substrate-binding protein, whose product MSKSFSTLLIIGAGLTIVSCGGGSKQNEGSEAGKIQGEVKIDGSSTVYPITEAIAEEFKKTFPDVKVTVGLSGTGGGFKKFGRNEIDINDASRPITHSEDSICKANNINYHEVLVAYDGLAVVVNPKNDWANDITVAELKKLWAPEAQGKITKWSQVRAGWPDEEIRLYGAGVESGTYDYFTEVVVGKSHSSRGDYTASEDDNVLVQGISTDKNALGFFGLAYFEENADKLKLLPVDDGKDDNGKGPIAPSIETVKNKTYVPLGRPLFIYINDKGVQRKEVQEFVKFYIDNAGTLSKEVGYVPLTDEETKSEMEKFNSFMGKK is encoded by the coding sequence ATGTCGAAATCATTTTCAACTCTATTAATCATTGGAGCAGGATTAACTATCGTCTCTTGTGGTGGTGGTTCAAAGCAAAACGAAGGCTCAGAAGCCGGAAAAATACAGGGCGAGGTTAAAATTGACGGATCAAGTACGGTTTATCCGATCACAGAAGCGATCGCTGAAGAATTCAAAAAAACATTTCCGGATGTTAAGGTTACCGTTGGCCTTTCAGGAACAGGTGGTGGATTTAAAAAATTCGGAAGGAACGAAATAGATATCAATGACGCTTCCCGCCCTATTACACATTCTGAAGATAGTATTTGCAAAGCGAACAACATAAATTATCATGAAGTATTGGTTGCATATGATGGCCTTGCTGTTGTTGTCAATCCCAAAAACGATTGGGCAAATGACATTACTGTAGCCGAACTAAAGAAATTATGGGCTCCGGAAGCGCAAGGAAAAATAACAAAATGGAGCCAGGTGCGCGCAGGCTGGCCTGATGAAGAAATTCGTTTGTATGGGGCCGGTGTTGAATCGGGCACCTATGATTACTTCACCGAAGTTGTTGTCGGCAAGAGCCACTCAAGCAGAGGTGATTATACGGCAAGCGAAGATGACAATGTATTAGTGCAGGGAATATCTACTGATAAAAACGCGTTGGGTTTCTTCGGCCTGGCCTACTTCGAAGAAAATGCGGATAAATTAAAACTTTTGCCTGTTGATGACGGCAAAGATGATAACGGAAAAGGTCCCATTGCGCCATCAATTGAAACTGTGAAAAACAAAACGTATGTGCCCCTGGGCCGTCCATTGTTCATCTATATAAATGACAAAGGAGTCCAGCGTAAAGAAGTTCAGGAATTTGTTAAATTTTATATTGACAATGCCGGCACTCTTAGCAAAGAAGTCGGATATGTGCCGCTAACTGATGAGGAAACCAAATCCGAAATGGAAAAATTCAACAGTTTCATGGGTAAAAAATAA